From the Heliangelus exortis chromosome 14, bHelExo1.hap1, whole genome shotgun sequence genome, one window contains:
- the LOC139802715 gene encoding transcription initiation factor TFIID subunit 9-like — MEAAKMASPKSAPKDAQVMAQILKDMGITEYEPRVINQMLEFAYRYVTTILEDAKIYSSHAKKSSVDADDVRLAIQCRTDQSFTSPPPRDFLLDIARQKNQTPLPLIKPYSGPRLPPDRYCLTAPNYRLKSLQKKVSSSAGRITVPRLSVGAVSSRPSTPTLGTPSAQTVSVSTKVGAPVSLAGQRFTVQIPSSQAAVKSATPTTPTVQNVLINPSLIGPKNILITTNMVSQNTPNEPNPLKRKHEDDDDYDNL; from the exons ATGGAGGCGGCCAAGATGGCGTCTCCCAAGAGCGCCCCGAAAGACGCGCAG GTGATGGCGCAGATCCTGAAGGACATGGGCATCACGGAGTACGAGCCGCGCGTCATCAACCAGATGCTGGAGTTCGCCTACA GGTACGTGACCACCATCCTGGAAGACGCCAAAATTTACTCGAGCCACGCAAAAAAATCCAGCGTGGATGCAGACGACGTGAGGTTGGCGATCCAGTGCAGGACAGACCAGTCCTTcacatccccccctcccagagAT TTCCTCTTAGATATTGCAAGGCAGAAAAACCAGACCCCACTGCCACTGATCAAACCTTACTCAGGGCCCAGGCTGCCCCCTGACAGGTACTGCTTGACAGCCCCCAACTACAGACTGAAGTCCCTGCAGAAAAAG GTCTCCTCCTCAGCAGGCAGGATCACTGTCCCTCGCCTCAGCGTCGGCGCCGTCAGCAGCCGCCCCAGCACCCCCACTCTGG GCACCCCCTCAGCACAGACTGTCTCAGTCTCCACCAAGGTGGGAGCTCCCGTCTCGCTGGCCGGGCAGAGGTTCACTGTGCAGATCCCCTCCTCTCAGGCAGCTGTCAAGTCAG ccaCGCCGACGACTCCGACTGTTCAGAATGTTCTAATTAATCCTTCGTTAATTGGACCAAAGAACATTCTTATTACCACAAATATGGTGTCCCAGAACACACCTAATGAGCCAAATCCCTTGAAGAGGAAGCACGAGGATGATGATGACTACGACAACTTGTGA
- the LOC139802688 gene encoding fibronectin type-III domain-containing protein 3a-like — protein MMADQPPPLEATPILNEVPLLPHMVNGDSIQQVILVQVNPGETFTITTEDGHMQCIQGPAHVPMMSPNGSMPPIFVPPGYVSQVVEENGVRKVVVLPHSAEFHPSMHPPPPPPHVPHYMHHHHALLPHPPHPVYPPVPGTGELPPQFIHQHPPPHVFQEQEPRSHGRTNFIQRDERSLKMQEHLKKRLKDRQAGGHTNNKLNSPPSSPHKVVNSSSATIQNGNGKGQQGAGGPLKQKQIGKTKGSPDTEMGESDTESKKCDIHLSIGKPVVSDIQARSAVLSWNLPVSSQNGESHSHSPAAFTFEVAISNSGKNGKFKSVYVGEELTITLPDLRPATDYHARVSATSSSIKESISELVSFTTESCEPDCPAAPKLINRTKNSLSLQWKSSNDNGSKITNFLLEWDEGKNGPFKECYYGHLKQYKLTKLSPSTKYSLRLAAKNDIGMSGFSETVTYYTAGIVPPAPSPPVLVEAGVTWLAVKWSPPSGVSAEESLTYTLDMEEEGSGYGFQPQYNGDELSCTLRNLRRSTSYKFRLFAYNSEGKSSPSEVVEHSTNPDKPGPPSKPVVKGKIHSHSVKVAWEPPRDNGGSDISKYFLEISETSVGSKWDTVYSGSQREHVCDHLKPGTSYRLRVHCVSRGGESQASDVTTVTTSAVPPGPCHAPCLAGKAKPKEITLQWGPPSIDGGSDITEYIIEMANSEEEEHRQVYQGPASECVVNNLLPGRTYCFWIRAANKVGFGPHSDKAEISTAPGPPDQCCKPLLTCKSATCVVVSWESPACNGAEISEFRLDWGQVEGSMHIIYTGSCQSYEVKGLTPATTYYCRVQAVNVAGVGLFGETSVVTTPASVPAAVSVLHLLEEDQMEISLPLSTCLAIHWEEPCCHGSEITGYNIEYGEKQLVSVGRSTSHVLENLLPDTLYRIRIQAVNSLGVGPFSHSIKAKTKPLPPDPPHLECVVFSYQSLKLKWGEGPSRALITNPTQFNLQMEDRFGRFVTVYNGPCHTYKVQRLSESTTYYFKIQAYNDAGEGEFSEVYAFTTTKSPPASLKAPKANQLEENTFEITWEPLQPMKGDSIVYILQLAAGREFDQVYKGPETSFRLTGLQSNCEYRARVCAGRQSQDSAGSQELYGPYSPSTVFSSQRQELVPHPAGVTTELAESGKTLREERFIAIALLCGFAVVAILFAVVIQYFVIK, from the exons ATGATGGCTGACCAGCCACCTCCCTTAGAAGCCACCCCGATCTTGAATGAAGTGCCACTTCTACCTCACATGGTTAATGGGGACAGCATACAACAG gttaTTCTTGTGCAGGTAAACCCAGGCGAAACCTTTACAATTACGACTGAAGATGGACACATGCAGTGTATCCAAG GTCCAGCACACGTTCCTATGATGTCACCAAATGGTTCTATGCCACCCATATTTGTGCCTCCTGGTTATGTATCTCAG GTGGTGGAAGAGAACGGAGTTCGTAAAGTGGTGGTGCTGCCCCACTCAGCTGAATTCCACCCTTCCatgcatcctcctcctcctcctccccacgTGCCACATTACATGCACCATCACCACGCCTTGCTTCCCCACCCACCTCACCCAGTGTACCCCCCAGTTCCTGGGACAGGAGAGCTGCCACCACAgttcatccaccagcacccaccaccccaCGTTTTTCAAGAACAAG aacCTCGTTCTCATGGCAGGACAAACTTCATCCAGCGAGATGAGAGGAGTCTCAAAATGCAagaacacctgaagaaaaggcTAAAAGACAGACAAGCTGGTGGTCATACTAACAATAAACTTAACAGtcctccatcttctccacaTAAAGTTGTTAATTCTTCCAGTGCAACAATTCAgaatggaaatggaaagggacagcaaggagcaggaggacCACTAAAGCAGAAGCAGATAGGAAAAACAAAGGGCAGTCCAGACACAGAGATGGGAG AATCTGACACAGAATCCAAGAAATGTGATATTCACTTGAGCATTGGCAAGCCAGTC GTTTCTGATATACAAGCAAGATCAGCCGTTCTGTCCTGGAATCTCCCAGTTAGTTCACAGAATGGAGAGAGCCATAGTCATAGTCCAGCAGCATTTACATTTGAAGTAGCAATATCCAACAGtggtaaaaatggaaaatttaaatcTGTCTATGT tgGGGAGGAATTAACAATAACACTTCCTGATCTCAGACCAGCAACTGATTATCATGCCAG AGTTTCAGCAACCAGCAGTTCCATCAAAGAATCCATTTCAGAATTGGTGAGTTTCACCACAGAAAGTTGTGAGCCAGACTGTCCTGCAGCACCAAAGCTCATTAACAGAACCAAGAACAGCCTGAGCCTGCAGTGGAAG TCCTCAAATGACAATGGTTCCAAAAtaactaattttcttttagaatGGGATGAG gggAAGAATGGACCCTTCAAAGAATGCTACTACGGGCACCTGAAGCAGTACAAACTTACCAAACTCTCTCCTTCTACAAAGTACTCGCTCAGATTGGCTGCTAAAAATGACATTGGAATGAG TGGCTTCAGCGAGACGGTGACGTATTACACAGCAGGAATTGTGCCCCCAGCCCCGTCCCCCCCAGTGCTGGTGGAAGCAGGAGTGACCTGGCTGGCTGTGAAGTGGAGCCCCCCCAGTGGGGTGTCTGCAGAAGAGTCACTCACTTACACCTTAGACATGGAAGAAGAAGGTTCT GGTTATGGCTTCCAGCCACAGTACAATGGAGATGAACTCTCATGCACTTTAAGAAACCTTAGGAGGAGTACATCCTACAAGTTTAGG CTCTTTGCCTACAacagtgaaggaaaaagcagtccTAGTGAGGTGGTTGAACACAGCACCAATCCTGACAAACCTGGACCCCCAAGTAAACCAGTTGTAAAGGGCAAGATCCATTCTCACAGTGTGAAAGTGGCATGGG AACCACCCAGAGATAATGGAGGATCAGACATTTCTAAATACTTTTTGGAAATCTCTGAGACATCAGTTG GCAGTAAATGGGACACAGTGTACAGTGGTTCCCAGAGGGAACACGTGTGTGATCACCTCAAGCCTGGCACTTCATACAGACTGAGAGTTCACTGTGTCAGCAGAGGTGGGGAGAGCCAG GCTTCTGATGTTACAACTGTTACCACATCAGCTGTTCCTCCAGGACCCTGTCAtgctccctgcctggcaggCAAAGCTAAGCCCAAGGAAATCACTTTACAGTGGG gcCCACCATCCATTGATGGAGGTTCAGACATTACAGAATATATTATAGAGATGGCAAACTCTGAAGAAGAGGAGCACAGACAAGTGTATCAGGGCCCAGCCTCTGAGTGTGTGGTGAACAATCTCCTGCCAGGGAGAACATACTGCTTCTGGATACGAGCAGCAAATAAAGTTGGG tttgggCCTCACTCTGACAAAGCAGAGATCTCCACTGCTCCAGGACCCCCTGATCAGTGCTGCAAACCCTTGCTCACCTGCAAAAGTGCAACCTGTGTTGTAGTTTCATGGGAG AGCCCTGCCTGCAATGGTGCAGAGATCAGTGAATTCAGACTGGACTGGGGACAGGTGGAAGGCTCCATGCACATCATCTACACTGGCTCTTGCCAGAGCTATGAAGTGAAAGGTCTCACACCTGCAACCACATATTACTGCAGAGTCCAG GCTGTCAATGTGGCTGGAGTTGGGTTGTTTGGTGAGACCAGTGTGGTGACAACCCCTGCCTCAGTGCCTGCAGCTGTGTCAGTGCTGCACCTACTTGAAGAAGATCAAATGGAGATTTCTCTGCCTTTATCAACGTGCCTTGCAATTCACTGGGAAGAGCCATGTTGTCATGGGTCAGAGATCACTGGTTATAACATAGAATATGGGGAAAAGCAGCTTGTAAGTGTTGGCAGAAGCACAAGCCATGTTCTTGAGAATCTGCTGCCTGACACTCTGTACAG AATTAGAATACAGGCTGTAAACAGCTTGGGAGTTGGTCCTTTCAGTCATTCCATTAAAGCCAAAACGAAACCACTACCTCCTGACCCTCCTCATCTTGAATGTGTGGTCTTCAGCTACCAGAGCCTTAAACTCAAATGGGGTGAAGGTCCTAGCAGAGCTTTAATTACCAACCCTACACAGTTCAACTTGCAGATGGAGGACAGGTTTGGCAG gttTGTTACTGTTTATAATGGTCCTTGTCACACCTACAAGGTACAGCGACTCAGTGAATCCACTACCTACTACTTTAAAATCCAGGCATACAAtgatgctggggagggagagttCTCTGAAGTTTACGCTTTCACTACAACCAAGTCTCCACCTGCATCTCTTAAAG caccCAAAGCAAATCAGCTGGaagaaaacacttttgaaaTCACATGGGAACCTTTACAGCCAATGAAAGGAGATTCCATTGTTTACATCCTTCAGCTTGCTGCTGGGAGAGAGTTTGATCAG GTGTACAAAGGACCCGAGACCTCCTTCCGCCTGACGGGGCTGCAGTCAAACTGTGAATACCGGGCCCGCGTCTGCGCCGGCCGCCAGTCCCAGGACTCTGCTGGCTCCCAGGAACTTTATGGACCTTACAGTCCCAGCACGGTGTTCTCATctcagaggcaggagctggttCCCCACCCTGCCGGGGTCACCACGGAGCTGGCAGAGAGCGGGAAGACGCTGCGTGAGGAGCGCTTCATCGCCATCGCCCTGCTCTGCGGGTTTGCCGTGGTGGCCATTTTGTTTGCTGTGGTTATCCAGTACTTTGTGATCAAGTAG